The following coding sequences lie in one Maribacter forsetii DSM 18668 genomic window:
- the pdeM gene encoding ligase-associated DNA damage response endonuclease PdeM translates to MNFKSGLSCNFASMTHSIILHNQTFEMHFSGALFWSENSTLLISDVHLGKVSHFRKYGAAVPQQAVKQNFDALTEVVDYFKPKTIIFLGDLFHSSLNIEWAIFEEWVKTISAEIILVSGNHDIISPLKYEALSIKVIPELIIDSFLLTHHPEEREGFFNFSGHIHPAIKLSGLGRQSVRLPCFYKTEHQMIVPAFGEFTGTYTLEPCDGCEIYALLGDAVLPVPIKEVKKKRKYRK, encoded by the coding sequence ATGAATTTTAAATCCGGACTTTCTTGTAATTTTGCATCAATGACCCATTCCATCATCCTTCATAATCAAACTTTTGAAATGCATTTCTCTGGCGCATTGTTCTGGTCAGAAAATTCAACGCTATTAATCAGCGATGTGCATTTAGGCAAGGTTTCTCATTTTAGAAAATATGGCGCTGCAGTACCGCAACAAGCCGTAAAGCAAAATTTTGACGCTTTAACTGAAGTTGTAGACTATTTTAAACCTAAAACAATTATTTTTTTAGGTGATTTATTCCATTCCTCATTAAATATAGAATGGGCAATTTTTGAAGAATGGGTAAAAACCATATCAGCTGAAATTATTCTTGTAAGCGGCAATCATGATATTATATCGCCATTAAAATATGAAGCTTTATCAATAAAGGTAATTCCCGAATTGATAATCGATTCTTTTCTTTTGACCCACCACCCAGAAGAACGAGAAGGTTTTTTTAATTTTTCGGGACATATACACCCCGCCATTAAATTAAGTGGATTAGGTAGGCAATCTGTTCGATTACCTTGTTTTTATAAAACCGAGCATCAAATGATAGTGCCTGCATTTGGCGAATTTACGGGCACCTACACCTTAGAACCTTGTGATGGCTGTGAAATTTATGCGCTTTTAGGAGATGCAGTACTACCTGTTCCAATAAAAGAGGTGAAAAAGAAGCGTAAATACCGAAAATAG